In the Fusarium oxysporum f. sp. lycopersici 4287 chromosome 9, whole genome shotgun sequence genome, one interval contains:
- a CDS encoding dipeptidyl-peptidase 4: MVAKLLATLLALAPFGLAIDPPRQPHQPVGEGDRLLTFNETSPSAKLRPTTMSVEWSSAGQDGNYIVLSDDGDLVLEDIVSEKTTKFVTADKLPKDLHEYWISGDAKRVLIASNYTKQYRYSYFADYFILDVESGESEPLVKDQVGDIQYAQFAPSGEAVAFVRGNNLFIRDAEGKVDQITTDGGPDMFHGVPDWVYEEEIYGGRSAFWWSPDAKFLAFLSFNETGVGTFTIPYYMDNQKLAPTYPRELDLRYPKVGSKNPTVELNILDLSDREYKPVPVDAFEPEELIIGEVAWVTKDHSSLIYRAFNRVQDHDAHVVVNPETLKSKVVRERDGSDGWLEHTLSISFVGPLSSKKKDAYYVDVSDEDGWNHIYLYPVNGGKAIQLTSGKWEVSTILNIDTAKKLVYFQASKRHSTERHVYKVSWETKKITPLVDDKTPGYWSASFSSSGGYYILHYQGPDVPYQELYTTNTTSKPVRTLVDNKAFYKNITQYSMPNITYFELKHPDGYSLNVMQQLPVNFDPAKKYPVLFTPYGGPNSQRVAKSFQSLGWKSYISSDPELQYIVYTVDNRGTAMQGRKYRSLVTSQLGKLEPLDQIWAAEQLIKRYSFINADKIGMWGWSYGGYLTAKTVEADSGVFSFGLITAPVSDWRFYDSMYTERYMKTLDENKDGYLETAVHKVDGFKNIAGSFSILHGTGDDNVHYQHAAAMIDLLVSAGVSPEKMKMFAFTDSDHSIVYNGASPWIYKYLTARLYDEVKRQPKANALTHQWNKRRVEIVA; encoded by the coding sequence ATGGTCGCGAAATTACTGGCCACTCTTTTGGCGCTCGCCCCGTTTGGTTTGGCGATTGATCCCCCTAGACAGCCGCATCAACCTGTTGGTGAGGGGGATCGCCTACTTACCTTTAATGAGACGAGTCCAAGCGCCAAATTGAGACCTACTACTATGAGTGTAGAATGGTCGTCCGCTGGACAAGACGGAAACTACATTGTTCTTAGCGACGACGGcgatcttgttcttgaagacaTCGTCAGCGAAAAGACAACAAAGTTCGTCACAGCCGACAAACTCCCCAAGGATCTGCACGAGTATTGGATCAGCGGCGATGCCAAGCGCGTTCTCATCGCGTCAAACTACACCAAGCAATACCGATACTCGTATTTTGCTGATTACTTcattcttgatgttgagtcCGGCGAGAGTGAGCCTCTTGTAAAGGATCAAGTTGGCGATATTCAGTATGCGCAGTTTGCACCTAGTGGAGAGGCTGTTGCGTTCGTGCGGGGCAACAATCTCTTCATCCGTGATGCGGAGGGCAAGGTTGATCAGATTACGACTGATGGTGGACCGGATATGTTTCACGGTGTGCCTGATTGGGTGTATGAGGAGGAGATTTATGGTGGTCGCTCGGCGTTTTGGTGGTCGCCTGATGCCAAGTTCCTTgcgttcttgagcttcaatgAGACTGGCGTTGGGACTTTTACTATTCCTTACTACATGGATAACCAGAAGCTTGCGCCTACATACCCTCGTGAGCTGGACCTTCGGTACCCCAAGGTCGGATCCAAGAACCCTACTGTCGAGCTTAATATTCTTGATCTTTCGGATCGCGAGTACAAGCCTGTTCCTGTTGATGCTTTCGAGCCGGAGGAGCTCATCATTGGAGAAGTTGCGTGGGTCACCAAGGATCACAGCTCTCTCATCTATCGCGCCTTCAACCGTGTTCAAGACCATGATGCTCATGTTGTCGTGAACCCTGAGACGCTCAAGTCAAAGGTCGTTCGGGAGCGAGATGGAAGCGATGGATGGCTTGAGCATACCCTTTCCATCTCCTTCGTTGGTCCTTTGAGTTCCAAAAAGAAGGATGCTTACTACGTTGATGTTTCAGACGAGGATGGCTGGAACCACATTTACTTGTATCCTGTCAACGGCGGAAAAGCTATTCAGCTTACTTCTGGCAAGTGGGAGGTTTCTACTATTCTCAACATCGACACTGCTAAGAAGCTCGTTTACTTCCAAGCTTCGAAGCGACACTCTACCGAGCGACATGTCTACAAGGTCTCGTGGGAGACTAAGAAGATCACTCCTCTCGTTGATGACAAGACCCCCGGTTACTGGTCTGCATCGTTTTCTTCCAGCGGTGGTTACTATATTCTTCACTACCAGGGCCCCGACGTTCCGTACCAGGAGCTTTACACTACCAACACTACCAGCAAGCCCGTTCGTACTTTGGTCGACAACAAGGCTTTCTACAAGAACATTACTCAGTACAGCATGCCCAACATCACGTACTTTGAACTCAAGCACCCTGATGGTTACAGCCTGAACGTCATGCAGCAACTCCCCGTCAACTTCGACCCTGCTAAGAAGTATCCCGTTCTTTTCACTCCCTACGGCGGACCCAACTCTCAGCGCGTCGCCAAGTCTTTCCAGTCTCTGGGATGGAAGTCCTACATCTCATCTGATCCTGAACTTCAGTACATTGTCTACACCGTCGATAACCGCGGAACCGCCATGCAAGGTCGCAAGTACCGCTCGCTTGTTACATCTCAGCTCGGAAAGCTCGAGCCTCTTGATCAGATCTGGGCTGCAGAACAGCTCATTAAGAGATACAGTTTCATCAACGCTGATAAGATCGGAATGTGGGGATGGTCGTATGGCGGATATCTCACAGCCAAGACCGTTGAAGCAGACTCGGGCGTCTTCAGCTTTGGTCTCATCACAGCTCCTGTGTCGGACTGGCGCTTCTACGACTCCATGTACACAGAGCGCTACATGAAGACTCTCGATGAGAACAAAGATGGATATCTCGAGACAGCCGTGCACAAAGTCGATGGTTTCAAGAACATCGCCGGCAGTTTCAGTATTCTTCACGGCACTGGTGACGACAACGTTCACTACCAACATGCCGCTGCTATGATTGATCTTCTTGTTAGTGCGGGCGTGTCAcctgagaagatgaagatgtttgCGTTCACGGATAGTGATCACAGTATTGTGTACAATGGCGCTTCGCCTTGGATCTATAAGTATCTTACTGCGAGGTTGTATGATGAGGTTAAGAGACAGCCCAAGGCTAATGCGTTGACTCATCAGTGGAATAAGAGACGGGTGGAGATTGTGGCATAA